From a region of the Synchiropus splendidus isolate RoL2022-P1 chromosome 12, RoL_Sspl_1.0, whole genome shotgun sequence genome:
- the myo6a gene encoding myosin VIa isoform X1: protein MEDGKPVWAPHPTDGFQLGTIVDIGADSLTIEPLKQKGKTFLAPINQVFPAEDDVNKHVEDNCSLMYLNEATLLNNVKVRYSKDKIYTFVANILIAVNPYYDIPKLYSPDTIRQYQGRSLGTLPPHVYAIADKAYRDMKVLKMSQSIIVSGESGAGKTENTKFVLRYLTTSYGTGQDIDERIVEANPLLEAFGNAKTVRNNNSSRFGKFVEIHFNEKNAVVGGFVSHYLLEKSRICRQGPEERNYHIFYRLCAGAPEDIRQKFHLSSPDTFRYLNRGCTRFFASKDTDKKILQNQKSPEHLKSGPLKDPLLDDHGDFNRMSVAMKKIGLDDTEKLDLFRVVAGVLHLGNIDFEEAGSTSGGCNIRNHSDQTLEYCAELLGLDEDGLRSSLTSRVMQTTAGGAKATAIKVPLKVEQANNARDALAKAIYSRLFDHVVTRVNQCFPFQSSANFIGVLDIAGFEYFEHNSFEQFCINYCNEKLQQFFNERILKEEQELYQREGLGVNEVHYVDNQDCIDLVEAKLVGILDILDEESRLPQPSDQHFTDTVHSKHKDHFRLTVPRKSKLTVHRNVRDDEGFIIRHFAGAVCYETTQFVEKNNDALHMSLEWLVSESRDKFVQKLFENCNNSRGAKQKAGKLGFISVGNKFKTQLNILLDKLRSTGSSFIRCIKPNLKMVSHQFEGAQILSQLQCSGMVSVLDLMQGGFPSRAPFHELYNMYQKYMPPKLTRLDPRLFCKALFKALGLNENDYKFGLTRVFFRPGKFAEFDQIMKSDPDHLAELVKKVNKWLIHSRWKKVQWCALSVIKLKNKILYRTGACIVMQKTVRMWLCRKKHKPRIDGLVKVRHLKTRMGRFTEVVSGLKEGKQEVTKQIQELEAAIDALVVKIKTTMMSRLDIDQDHQALVRRSEQLLTALQNKKKEEEERERLRRIQEEMERERKRREEEERLRKQEEEERRLKAEMEVKRKQEEEERKRREDEERRIQAEMELQLQVEREEEVARQAVLEQERRDRELALRIAQSEAELIPDESPSDGGGLRSNGSSVPSSPEKAAFAGRTKLKSLTMEEMAKEMTELLARGPQVQASKAAAGAKKYELSKWKYAELRDAINTSCDIELLAACREEFHRRLKVYHAWKSKNKKRNAEADQRAPKSITDYDIAPPVTKASQQNPAPPVPARQYEVAMNRQQRYFRIPFIRPSDQYKDQQNKKKGWWYAHFDGPWIARQMELHPDKHPVLLVAGKDDMEMCELSLEETGLSRKRGAEILPRQFEEVWERCGGIQYLRSAIESRQARPTYATAMLQGMFK, encoded by the exons ATGGAGGACGGGAAGCCGGTGTGGGCGCCGCACCCGACGGACGGGTTCCAGCTGGGAACCATCGTGGACATCGGCGCGGACAGCCTCACCATCGAGCCTCTGAAGCAGAAGGGAAAG ACCTTCCTGGCTCCCATCAACCAGGTGTTTCCTGCCGAGGACGACGTCAACAAGCATGTGGAGGACAACt GTTCTCTCATGTACCTGAATGAAGCAACACTGCTCAACAATGTTAAGGTTCGATACAGTAAAGACAAGATCTAT ACGTTTGTGGCCAATATCCTCATCGCCGTCAACCCGTACTACGACATCCCCAAACTCTACTCGCCCGACACCATCCGGCAGTACCAGGGCCGCTCGCTGGGCACGCTGCCGCCGCACGTCTATGCCATTG CTGACAAGGCCTACAGGGACATGAAGGTTCTGAAGATGAGTCAGTCCATCATCGTCTCCGGGGAGTCGGGGGCAGGGAAGACGGAAAACACCAAGTTTGTTCTGAG GTACCTGACCACCTCGTACGGGACGGGCCAGGACATCGACGAGCGCATCGTGGAAG CCAACCCTCTGCTGGAAGCTTTCGGGAACGCCAAGACGGTCcggaacaacaacagcagccgcTTTGGCAAGTTTGTGGAGATCCACTTCAACGAGAAG AACGCAGTGGTCGGAGGGTTCGTGTCCCACTACCTGCTGGAGAAGTCCAGAATCTGCCGCCAGGGTCCAGAGGAGAGGAACTACCACATCTTCTACCGTCTGTGTGCCGGAGCTCCTGAAGACATCCGGCAGAAGTTCCACTTGAGCTCCCCGGACACCTTCAGG TACCTGAACCGAGGCTGCACTCGCTTCTTCGCCTCCAAGGACACAGACAAGAAGATCCTGCAGAACCAGAAGAGCCCCGAG CACCTGAAGTCTGGCCCGCTCAAGGACCCGTTGCTGGATGACCACGGCGACTTCAACCGCATGAGTGTGGCCATGAAGAAGATCGGTCTGGACGACACAGAGAAGCTGGACCTGTTCCGGGTGGTGGCTGGAGTCCTGCACCTCGGGAACATCGACTTTGAGGAGGCAGGGAGCACCTCAG GTGGTTGCAACATCCGGAACCACTCGGACCAGACGCTGGAGTACTGTGCCGAACTGCTGGGCCTGGATGAGGACGGCCTGAGGAGTAGTCTGACCAGCCGGGTCATGCAGaccacagcagggggcgccaaagCCACTGCCATCAA GGTGCCACTGAAGGTGGAGCAGGCCAACAACGCCCGGGACGCTCTGGCCAAGGCCATCTACAGCCGCCTCTTTGACCACGTGGTGACCCGGGTCAACCAGTGCTTCCCCTTCCAGTCCTCGGCCAACTTCATCGGAGTCCTGGACATTGCCGGCTTCG agTACTTTGAGCACAACAGCTTCGAGCAGTTCTGCATCAACTACTGTAACGAGAAGCTGCAGCAGTTCTTCAACGAGAGGATCCTCAAGgag GAGCAAGAGCTGTACCAGCGTGAGGGTCTGGGGGTCAACGAGGTCCACTATGTGGACAACCAGGACTGCATCG ACCTGGTGGAAGCCAAGCTGGTGGGCATCCTGGACATCCTGGACGAAGAGAGCCGTCTGCCGCAGCCCAGCGACCAGCACTTCACAGACACCGTCCACAGCAAGCACAAGGACCACTTCCGCCTGACG GTGCCCAGAAAGTCCAAGCTGACCGTCCACAGGAACGTGAGGGACGATGAGGGATTCATCATCCGACACTTCGCTGGAGCCGTCTGCTACGAAACG ACCCAGTTTGTGGAGAAGAACAACGACGCGCTGCACATGTCTCTGGAGTGGCTGGTCAGTGAGTCCCGGGACAAGTTTGTGCAGAAGCTCTTTGAGAACTGCAACAACAGCCGCGGAGCCAAGCAGAAGGCCGGAAAGCTGGGCTTCATCAGCGTCGGCAACAAGTTCAAG ACCCAGCTCAACATTCTGCTGGACAAACTCCGCAGCACT GGCTCCAGCTTCATCCGCTGCATCAAGCCGAACCTGAAGATGGTCAGCCACCAGTTTGAAGGCGCCCAGATTCTGTCCCAGCTTCAGTGTTCGG GCATGGTGTCGGTTCTGGACCTGATGCAGGGCGGCTTCCCATCCCGGGCCCCCTTCCACGAGCTCTACAACATGTACCAGAAATACATGCCGCCAAAACTGACCCGGCTGGACCCGAGGCTCTTCTGCAAG GCTCTCTTCAAAGCGCTGGGACTCAACGAGAACGACTACAAGTTCGGTCTGACCCGGGTCTTCTTCCGGCCCGGAAAG TTCGCTGAGTTCGACCAGATCATGAAGTCTGACCCGGACCACCTGGCTGAGCTGGTGAAGAAGGTCAACAAGTGGCTGATCCACAGTCGCTGGAAGAAGGTTCAGTGGTGTGCGCTGTCTGTCATCAAAC tGAAGAACAAGATCCTGTACCGCACTGGCGCCTGCATCGTCATGCAGAAGACCGTCCGCATGTGGCTCTGCAGGAAGAAGCACAAACCCCG CATCGACGGCCTGGTGAAGGTTCGGCACCTGAAGACCCGGATGGGTCGCTTCACTGAGGTGGTGTCTGGACTGAAGGAGGGGAAGCAGGAGGTGACCAAACAGATCCAGGAGCTGGAGGCCGCCATCGACGCCCTGGTGGTCAAGATCAAG ACCACCATGATGTCCCGGCtggacatcgaccaggaccacCAGGCCCTGGTGCGGCGCTCGGAGCAGCTGCTGACGGCGCTgcagaacaagaagaaggaggaggaggagcgcgagCGTCTGCGCCGCATCCAGGAGGAGATGGagcgagagaggaagaggagggaggaagaggagcggcttcgcaagcaggaggaggaggagcgaagGCT CAAAGCTGAGATggaagtgaagaggaagcaggaggaggaggagaggaagaggagggaggatgaAGAGCGCAGGATCCAG GCGGagatggagctgcagctgcaggtggagcgggaggaggaggtggcccGGCAGGCGGTTCTAGAGCAGGAGCGGCGCGACCGAGAGCTGGCACTGAGGATCGCGCAGAGCGAAGCTGAGCTCATCCCAGACGAGTCTCCCAGCGACGGCGGCGGCCTACGCAG CAACGGCTCCTCGGTCCCGTCGTCCCCGGAGAAAGCAGC CTTCGCTGGAAGAACCAAGCTGAAGAGTCTGACCAT GGAGGAAATGGCGAAGGAGATGACGGAACTCCTGGCTCG AGGTCCACAGGTTCAAGCCTCCAAAGCTGCCGCTGGCGCCAAGAAGTACGAGCTGAGCAAGTGGAAGTACGCGGAGCTGCGGGACGCCATCAACACATCCTGCG ACATCGAGCTGCTGGCGGCATGTCGGGAGGAGTTCCACCGCCGGCTCAAGGTCTACCATGCCTGGAAGTCCAAGAACAAGAAGAGGAACGCAGAGGCAGATCAGCGCGCACCCAAGTCCATCACTGACTACG ATATTGCGCCTCCTGTGACAAAAGCAT CCCAGCAGAACCCGGCGCCGCCCGTGCCGGCGCGCCAGTACGAGGTGGCCATGAACCGACAGCAACGCTACTTCCGCATCCCCTTCATCCGGCCCAGCGACCAGTACAAGGACCAGCAGAACAAGAAGAAAGGCTGGTGGTACGCCCACTTCGACGGGCCGTGGATCGCCCGGCAGATGGAGCTGCACCCAGACAAGCACCCGGTCCTGCTGGTGGCAG GGAAGGATGACATGGAGATGTGCGAGCTGAGCTTGGAGGAGACCGGCCTGTCCCGCAAGAGGGGCGCGGAGATCCTGCCGCGGCAGTTCGAGGAGGTATGGGAGCGCTGCGGCGGGATCCAGTACCTGCGCAGTGCCATCGAAAGCCGGCAGGCTCGGCCCACCTACGCCACCGCCATGTTGCAGGGCATGTTCAAGTGA